The Streptomyces sp. RKAG293 genome includes a region encoding these proteins:
- a CDS encoding carbohydrate ABC transporter permease gives MKLGILLPDRERVSPRRPRSAKSAGAVPGPPGPRHTLRRRRLVASLTGWSFALPATLIIAALTLFPAVWSFLISRERWNGFTPPKPVGWANYQAMAHDQDLQSAVNHTVLFTVLYVPVALLLGLFLASALNRKIRFIGFYRTAIFVPLVMSAAASGILAKFVFDPQFGLADNGLRALHLPAQGFLTDRHQVMWVIALIYLWGDLGFSVIVYLAALQDIPKDIIEAATLDGANRRQIFRHVTLPSVAPVTLFIGVWETISVLQIFELILTTTRGGPLGASQTVVYFIYNQAFQLSRYGYGSAIAYLLFAATLLLTLGLLAYSKRTKREAF, from the coding sequence ATGAAACTCGGCATCCTCCTCCCCGACCGCGAACGGGTGAGCCCCCGCCGGCCGCGAAGCGCGAAGTCCGCCGGCGCTGTCCCCGGCCCGCCGGGGCCCCGGCACACCCTGCGGCGCCGGCGGCTGGTCGCGAGCCTGACGGGCTGGTCCTTCGCTCTGCCGGCGACGCTGATCATCGCCGCGCTGACCCTCTTCCCGGCCGTCTGGTCCTTCCTCATCTCACGTGAGCGCTGGAACGGGTTCACGCCGCCGAAGCCGGTCGGCTGGGCCAACTACCAGGCGATGGCGCACGACCAGGACCTGCAGTCGGCGGTCAACCACACCGTGCTGTTCACCGTGCTGTACGTACCGGTCGCCCTGCTGCTGGGACTGTTCCTCGCCAGTGCCCTGAACCGCAAGATCCGCTTCATCGGGTTCTACCGGACGGCGATCTTCGTTCCGCTCGTGATGTCCGCCGCGGCCTCCGGCATCCTCGCGAAGTTCGTCTTCGACCCGCAGTTCGGCCTGGCCGACAACGGCCTGCGCGCGCTGCATCTGCCGGCGCAGGGGTTTCTCACCGACCGGCACCAGGTGATGTGGGTCATCGCCCTCATCTATCTGTGGGGAGATCTGGGCTTCTCCGTCATCGTCTACCTCGCCGCGCTGCAGGACATCCCGAAGGACATCATCGAGGCCGCCACCCTCGACGGTGCGAACCGCCGGCAGATCTTCCGGCACGTCACCCTGCCGAGCGTCGCTCCCGTCACCCTGTTCATCGGGGTCTGGGAGACCATCTCGGTCCTCCAGATCTTCGAACTGATCCTCACCACCACCAGAGGCGGCCCGCTCGGCGCCTCGCAGACCGTCGTCTACTTCATTTACAACCAGGCGTTCCAGCTCTCCCGCTACGGCTACGGCTCGGCGATCGCCTATCTCCTCTTCGCCGCCACGCTGCTCCTGACGCTCGGCCTGCTCGCCTACTCCAAGCGCACCAAGAGAGAGGCCTTCTGA
- a CDS encoding alpha-glucosidase/alpha-galactosidase → MVRIAFVGAGSVVFTRQLLRDILSYPELSDVQLSLHDIDPDRLDVAEGLARLTARQFGARPVITASADRRKALEGADVVVNMVAVGGHPATMTDFDIPRSYGLRQTIGDTLGIGGIFRALRTFPLLRGLAADMTAVCPQAWLLNYTNPMAMNLQYLTSIAPRLRALGLCHSVYWTVRDLCGIVGVPYEEVDTLSAGVNHQGWILRWEHRGRDLHPALDAALAFDPQLRRRVRMDMYQRLGYFPTETSEHSAEYVPWYLRDDGEIARLRIPLDHYTRTSAANLTEYAQVRDSLAAGRDPEPAQEEDATEYAPQVIHSLVTGERRTIQVTTANTGLITNLPTGAAVEVPATLDRLGVHPHHVGALPPQLAALNRSFLNVVELTVAAAVEEDPRHIRHAAMSDPATAATLTVPQIWALCDDMVAAHGGALPPALRGALSPGAG, encoded by the coding sequence ATGGTTCGCATCGCGTTCGTCGGAGCGGGTTCTGTCGTGTTCACCCGACAGCTGCTGCGCGACATCCTGTCCTATCCCGAGTTGTCGGACGTACAGCTCTCCCTTCACGACATCGACCCGGACCGGCTGGACGTCGCGGAAGGGCTGGCCCGTCTGACGGCCCGCCAGTTCGGTGCCCGGCCGGTCATCACCGCTTCCGCCGACCGCCGGAAGGCTCTGGAGGGCGCGGATGTCGTGGTCAACATGGTCGCCGTCGGCGGTCACCCGGCCACCATGACCGACTTCGACATCCCGCGCTCCTACGGCCTGCGGCAGACCATCGGGGACACCCTCGGCATCGGCGGCATCTTCCGGGCGCTGCGCACCTTCCCGCTGCTCCGCGGGCTGGCGGCGGACATGACCGCGGTCTGCCCGCAGGCGTGGCTGCTGAACTACACCAATCCCATGGCGATGAACCTCCAGTACCTGACGTCGATCGCACCGCGGCTCAGAGCCCTCGGACTGTGCCACTCGGTGTACTGGACGGTGCGCGACCTCTGCGGCATCGTCGGCGTCCCCTACGAGGAGGTCGACACCCTCTCCGCCGGCGTCAACCACCAGGGGTGGATCCTGCGCTGGGAGCACCGGGGCCGCGATCTCCACCCGGCGCTCGACGCGGCGCTGGCGTTCGATCCGCAGCTGCGCAGGCGCGTCCGGATGGACATGTACCAGCGGCTCGGGTACTTCCCGACGGAGACCAGCGAGCATTCCGCGGAGTACGTGCCCTGGTATCTGCGCGATGACGGCGAGATCGCGCGGCTCCGCATCCCCCTGGACCACTACACCCGTACCAGCGCGGCCAATCTCACCGAGTACGCCCAGGTCCGCGACAGCCTCGCGGCGGGCCGCGACCCGGAGCCGGCGCAGGAGGAGGATGCCACCGAGTACGCCCCTCAGGTCATCCACAGCCTCGTCACCGGCGAACGCCGCACCATCCAGGTGACCACGGCCAACACCGGACTGATCACCAACCTCCCCACCGGCGCGGCCGTCGAGGTTCCGGCGACGCTGGACCGTCTCGGCGTGCATCCGCACCACGTCGGCGCCCTGCCCCCACAACTCGCCGCTCTCAACCGGAGCTTCCTCAATGTGGTGGAGCTGACGGTGGCCGCCGCGGTCGAGGAGGATCCGCGGCACATCCGGCACGCGGCGATGTCCGATCCCGCCACGGCAGCCACTTTGACGGTCCCTCAGATCTGGGCGCTGTGCGACGACATGGTCGCGGCGCACGGCGGGGCACTGCCGCCCGCGCTGCGCGGCGCGCTCTCCCCTGGCGCCGGCTGA
- a CDS encoding carbohydrate ABC transporter permease, whose product MVLPFAGRSTKQAPDCAGPRARRRPSGWHLLLAPLSVLFLLPLAQMLITSFTDNGEINRYPPRFLPSALHIAGYTRLFTDAPVARWIMNSMIVSGIAVVSHLVLCSLGGYAYARLSFRGRTVGFVALLSTIMIPTQMLMIPTYFMFSRLGLIDTLAAAFVPFLTSAFGVFLMRQFFLSVPKELEEAGRMDGLSTVGVLIRIVLPLARPALTTLAIFTLLNSWNDLLWPLIAINDPQLYTIQLGLLNFQGAHHIDWQELMACNVVASAPLILGFVFAQKQFVQTMSLSGVKG is encoded by the coding sequence ATGGTGCTGCCCTTCGCCGGCCGCTCAACGAAACAGGCCCCCGACTGCGCCGGCCCGCGAGCCCGGCGCCGCCCCAGTGGCTGGCACCTCCTTCTCGCCCCGCTGTCCGTGCTGTTCCTGCTGCCGCTGGCGCAGATGCTCATCACCTCGTTCACCGACAACGGGGAGATCAACCGCTACCCGCCGCGATTCCTCCCCTCGGCGCTGCACATCGCCGGTTACACCCGGTTGTTCACGGACGCGCCGGTCGCGCGCTGGATCATGAACTCGATGATCGTCTCGGGCATCGCGGTCGTCAGCCACCTGGTGCTGTGCTCACTGGGCGGCTACGCCTATGCCCGGCTGTCGTTCCGCGGCCGCACCGTGGGGTTCGTGGCGCTGCTGTCGACCATCATGATCCCGACGCAGATGCTGATGATCCCGACGTACTTCATGTTCTCCCGGCTGGGTCTGATCGACACCCTCGCCGCGGCCTTCGTGCCCTTCCTGACCTCGGCCTTCGGCGTCTTCCTGATGCGGCAGTTCTTCCTGTCGGTGCCGAAGGAACTGGAGGAGGCCGGGCGGATGGACGGTCTGTCGACGGTCGGGGTCCTGATACGGATCGTCCTGCCGCTGGCCAGGCCGGCGCTGACCACCCTGGCGATCTTCACCCTGCTGAACTCGTGGAACGACCTGCTCTGGCCGTTGATCGCGATCAACGACCCGCAGCTCTACACGATCCAGCTCGGGCTGCTCAACTTCCAGGGCGCCCACCACATCGACTGGCAGGAACTGATGGCCTGCAACGTCGTGGCCAGCGCACCGCTGATCCTGGGGTTCGTCTTCGCGCAGAAGCAGTTCGTCCAGACCATGAGCCTCAGCGGCGTCAAGGGCTGA
- a CDS encoding sugar isomerase, translating into MTTHVEREIAGQPACWRQAAAPAPDESAGLPRRGERVAVVGCGTSYFVAQSYARLREEAGHGETDAFAASELPRGRVYDRCLALCRSGTTTEVVDLLGQVSAPSTVITAVAGSPAVAAAGQALVLDFADERSVVQTRFATSTLILLRAHLGDDVLPAIADAEVALRQPLPDGVTGRTQFTFLGAGWTVGLAAEAALKMREAALSWAESYPAMEYRHGPIAVTDERSAVWMLGTAPAGLAAQVTATGGMWIEQDLDPLASLIGAQRLAVALAHARGLNPDAPRHLTRSVILPPAVTGRDL; encoded by the coding sequence GTGACGACCCATGTCGAGCGCGAGATAGCCGGGCAGCCCGCCTGCTGGCGGCAGGCCGCCGCGCCCGCCCCCGACGAGTCCGCGGGCCTGCCACGGCGCGGAGAACGGGTCGCGGTCGTCGGCTGCGGCACCTCGTACTTCGTCGCGCAGTCCTACGCCCGGCTCCGTGAGGAGGCGGGGCACGGGGAGACGGATGCGTTCGCCGCCTCCGAGCTGCCCCGGGGACGCGTGTACGACCGTTGTCTGGCCCTGTGCCGCTCGGGGACGACCACCGAGGTCGTCGACCTGTTGGGCCAGGTGTCCGCGCCGAGCACGGTGATCACCGCGGTCGCCGGTTCCCCCGCGGTCGCGGCCGCCGGCCAGGCCCTGGTCCTGGACTTCGCCGACGAGCGCTCCGTCGTGCAGACCCGGTTCGCGACCTCGACGCTGATCCTGCTGCGAGCCCACCTCGGCGACGACGTGCTCCCCGCCATCGCCGACGCGGAGGTGGCCCTCCGGCAACCGCTGCCCGACGGAGTCACCGGCAGAACCCAGTTCACCTTCCTGGGCGCCGGGTGGACGGTCGGGCTGGCCGCCGAGGCCGCGCTGAAGATGCGCGAGGCGGCACTGAGCTGGGCCGAGTCCTACCCGGCGATGGAATACCGGCACGGACCCATCGCCGTCACTGATGAGCGCTCGGCGGTCTGGATGCTCGGAACCGCCCCCGCCGGGCTGGCCGCGCAGGTCACCGCGACGGGTGGGATGTGGATCGAGCAGGATCTCGACCCGCTCGCCTCCCTGATCGGAGCACAGCGGCTCGCCGTCGCCCTCGCCCACGCCCGGGGCCTGAACCCGGACGCCCCCCGCCATCTGACCAGGTCCGTCATTCTGCCCCCGGCCGTCACCGGCCGGGATCTGTGA